Proteins encoded by one window of Verrucomicrobiia bacterium:
- a CDS encoding Gfo/Idh/MocA family oxidoreductase, whose translation MKKPATANALRMISRRNFLKATSAATAALATPLLLPASALGRDGAVAPNDRITMGFIGLGGQGTGHLLGGGWTYVPGGYVARTDVQVLAVCDVDQRHRESARERCNQMYAQRFGQANYDGVEAYHDFREVLARPDIDAVLIAVPYHWAAILATMAMRAGKDVYCEKPVAITVREGRTMVETSKRFGRIYQAGTQQRSEYGGRFRIACELVRNGRIGQLKEVYAYCLPGALFPSAWISDRSVAQPPELDWDMWMGPLPYRPYAGEVHQTVPGLFVGDVNWGPHHYDIVQWTVNPDLTAPIEAHYENGQIRYHYTNGVVVRSEGYPGERIGPDGGACFVGTEGRIAVDRGNLVSYPARILKEPLRPDDSRVYQANSHSGNFLECIRTRRLTICDPDTALYSMNALLTGGIALGLRRAVKWDPVRLDFPGDEEANRLLSYAARPPWRV comes from the coding sequence ATGAAAAAGCCAGCAACTGCCAATGCGCTTCGGATGATCTCGCGACGCAATTTTCTCAAAGCAACCAGTGCCGCCACCGCAGCGCTCGCCACACCATTGTTGCTCCCAGCTTCTGCGCTGGGTCGCGACGGCGCGGTCGCGCCCAATGACCGCATTACCATGGGTTTTATTGGCTTGGGGGGCCAGGGCACCGGGCATCTATTGGGCGGCGGCTGGACTTACGTGCCCGGCGGCTACGTCGCTCGTACAGACGTGCAAGTGCTCGCGGTTTGTGATGTCGATCAGAGGCATCGCGAAAGCGCGCGCGAGCGTTGCAATCAGATGTACGCCCAACGGTTCGGGCAAGCAAACTACGATGGCGTCGAAGCCTACCACGATTTTCGCGAGGTCCTGGCCCGCCCTGATATTGACGCTGTCCTTATTGCTGTGCCGTATCATTGGGCGGCCATCCTGGCCACAATGGCCATGCGCGCCGGCAAGGATGTCTATTGCGAGAAACCCGTTGCCATCACCGTCCGCGAGGGGCGCACGATGGTCGAGACCAGCAAACGCTTTGGACGCATCTATCAGGCCGGCACCCAGCAGCGTTCCGAATATGGCGGCAGGTTCCGCATCGCCTGCGAATTGGTTCGCAATGGCCGGATCGGCCAGCTCAAAGAAGTCTATGCCTACTGCCTGCCCGGCGCGCTGTTCCCATCGGCCTGGATTTCGGACCGCTCGGTGGCGCAGCCGCCGGAGTTGGATTGGGACATGTGGATGGGGCCGCTGCCTTATCGGCCCTACGCAGGTGAGGTCCATCAAACCGTGCCCGGCCTGTTCGTAGGAGATGTCAATTGGGGCCCGCATCATTACGACATCGTCCAGTGGACTGTAAACCCGGACCTCACCGCGCCTATCGAGGCGCATTATGAGAATGGCCAGATTCGTTACCATTACACCAACGGCGTGGTAGTCCGCTCCGAAGGCTACCCCGGCGAACGCATCGGCCCCGATGGTGGGGCGTGCTTCGTCGGGACCGAGGGCCGGATTGCCGTCGATCGCGGCAATCTGGTCTCCTATCCAGCGCGCATTCTTAAAGAGCCGTTGCGCCCCGACGACAGCCGGGTCTATCAAGCCAACAGCCATTCCGGCAATTTCCTCGAATGCATTCGCACCCGGCGGTTAACTATTTGTGACCCGGACACTGCCCTTTATTCGATGAACGCCCTGCTCACGGGCGGCATCGCCCTCGGGCTGCGCCGCGCCGTCAAATGGGACCCGGTGCGCCTTGACTTCCCTGGCGATGAGGAGGCGAACCGGCTGCTTTCGTACGCGGCCCGGCCACCGTGGAGGGTATGA